A segment of the Gemmatimonadota bacterium genome:
GCCAACTCCGATCGATGGCGACCGCAGTATTGGCACCGGTACTCGTCCCGGGCGAAGAGAAAGGTGTTCGTGACCTGCCTCCGGAAGCGGCGGGGCACGTGGACGAACCGCACCAACCGGATGACGACCGGCACCGGCAGCTGTTCGGTGGCCGAGCGGAACAACCGCGTAGGATCGGCCTCCAGCACCTCAGCCTTGTCATCCAGTACGAGACGAACCGCTCGCCGAGCAGGAACGATGGTGAGCGGCTCGTAAGACGCGTTCAGCGCCAGGCACATCATGACCTGAAAATACAGGGGCGCTGCCAGCCTCAGCAACGCAGGCCGGTCACAGCAGGGCGACGGGATCCCGGTCGACGACCACGCGCACGTCCCCTGGCGCCTCCTCTCCCGCCTCCAGGAGCGCATGCGCGGCACGCCCCAGATCGGCGGCCGGTCCGCGAAGCAGGAAGTGCCAACGCCAGCGGCCGTGCAGTCGTTCGATCGGCGCCGGGGCTGGGCCAGTGAGCCGCAAGCCGGGGTAGCGTCCGGCCGCCAACCACCCCAACACCCGATCGGCCAGTCGCTCCGCCTCCTCGGCCGCCTTGGGCTGATCGGGACTGCTGATCACCACGTTGATCAGGCGGACGAAGGGCGGGTAGCCGGCCGTGCTCCGTTCCACCAGCTCACGCGCCGCGAACGCTTCGAAATCGTGGCGTAGGGCCGCCTGTACCACGTAGTGCTCGGGCACCGCGCTCTGGATCAGGACCTGACCGCCCTTGGTCCCCCGACCGGCCCGCCCCGCAACCTGGCTGAGCAATTGAAACGTACGCTCACTGGCCCTGAAGTCGGGGAGGTGGAGCCCGACGTCCGCGTTGATGACCCCGACGAGCGTCACGTTCGGGAAGTCCAGCCCCTTCGCGATCATCTGGGTGCCCAGGAGAATGTCGACCTCTCCCTTGCCCACCCGCTCCAGGATCCGGTGGTGCGCCCACTTCCCACCCGTGGTGTCGAGGTCCATGCGAGCGATCCGCGCACCGGGGAAGGTCTGGGCCACGACGCGCTCGACCTGTTCCGTACCGATGCCGCGGTAGCCCAACTCTCCTTCGCGACAGCGTGGACACGTGCGCGGAGCCTCCTCCTCCCGGCCGCAGTGGTGACACACCACCCTGCCCCGCGCCCGATGAAACGTCATCGAGACGGAGCAGTCCTCGCACTCGGCGACGTAGCCGCACGCTTCGCATTGCAGGAAGCTGGAGTAGCCACGTCGGTTCAACAGCAGGATGGACTGTTCCTCGCGCTGTAGGCGCGTCCGCACGGCGACGATAAGAGGAGGCGAGAGTACCAGGCCGCCTTCCCCCCGGGCTGGGACCTCCTCGTCGGGAGGGGCGCGTCGCCTCCCCTCGGCCTCCTTCTTCACGCGGAGATCGATCACCTCCACCGGAGGCAAGGCTCCTCCCGAGACCCGTTCGGGCAGGCTGAGCTTGTGGTACTTGCTCCGCTCCGCGTTGACCCAGGTCTCGAGCGACGGCGTCGCACTCCCCAGGACGCAGACGGCCCCCTCCAGGCGCGCACGCACCACGGCCACGTCGCGCGCATGATAGCGCGGGGTTTCGGATTGCTTGTAGCTCCCGTCGTGCTCCTCGTCGACCACCACCACGCCCAGTCGTTCGATGGGTGCGAAGATGGCGGAGCGGGCGCCCACCGCGATCCGCTTGCGTCCCTCCCTGAGCGCGCGCCAGGCGTCGTAGCGCTCGCCGTCCGACAGCCCCGAGTGCAAGACGGCCACGCTGTCGCCGAAGCGGCCCCGAAAGCGTGCCACTGTTTGGGGGGTGAGCCCGATCTCGGGTACCAGCACGATCGCACCGCGGCCCTGCTCGAGGGCGCGAGCCAGGAGCTCGATGTAGACCAGCGTTTTCCCCGACCCTGTGATGCCGTGCAGCAGGAAAGGGGCCGGGTCGGGGCGCCCCAAGCCTTCGACCAACGCGCCGAGCACCTCCGCCTGGCGCGTGGTCGGTGTCAGCGCCGCCGTCGGCTCGACAGGCAGGTCCGAGAAGGGGTCGCGCTCGCGTTCGACGTCCATCGCGCTGGCGATCCCACGCGCCACCAGCGCCCGCGCCGCTGCCGCCAGTCCGTCGGCCGCCAGCGTGCCCAGGTCCAGCTCCCCTCCGGCCTCTTCCAGGCGTCGGTAGGCCTCGCGCTGTCTGGGCGCCCGGGACAACACCTGCTCGCGCGTGTCCAGGGTCTCCAGCCACTGTTCCAGGCGGATCACCCGTCGGGTCTGCGCCGCGGGCTCGCGTGGCGTGCTCACCGAGTGGTGGGCCAACCCTCGGCCGACCAGCTGGCGAACCTCCGGCCAGATGGATCCCAGACCCAACTCCTTGCCGAGGGCCGGGACCGTGCGTGCACCGGAGGCAGCGCGCAACGCATCGAACACGCGCAGGGCTCTACCGCCCAGGTCGCCCGGTCTACGCGTGTCGGGATGCACGAGCACCAGATCGCGCGAGTGGTCGGACAAGAGCACGGGCAGCGCCGATCTCAGCACCAGACCGAGAGGCGCGACGTAGTACTCGGCGATCCAGCGACTCAACTCCAGGAGCGGCACCGTCAGCGCGGGCCGGTCGCCATCGAGAACGTCCACCACCGTCCGCAGCCCGCGGGGACGCTCGCGCACGTCGGTGTCCACCACCCAGCCCACCCGCAGCGCGCGGCGAAACGGCACCAATACCCGCGCCCCCAGCGGCGCTGGGGCGTCGTCCGGGAGCGCGTACGTGAACGTGCGATCGAGAGGAAGGGGCAGCGCCACGTCCACCAATCGGGACGGAGGAGCTACCGAAAGGGAGGTCTGCCCGGGAGACCCCACTGCAGTGGCTAGGGAAGCAGGAAGACGTCCCGCTGAGGATCGGGGGTCGTCACCTCCGGCCCCCCTTCGCCCCAGAAGACATCGACCTCGGAGCGAACGCCCAGGATCTCGGGGATGTAGATCCCCGGCTCCACGGAGAAGCCCACGCCGGGGAGCAGCTCGCGATCGTCGCGGCTCTCCAGGTTGTCGAGGTTGGGCCCGCTCCCGTGCAGGTCGCGGTCGATGGAGTGTCCAGTACGATGGACGAAGCGCGGTCCGTACCCGGCTTCCTCGATCACCCGACGAGCGACGTCGTCCACCTCGTATCCCCGGACCTCCTCACCGGCCGTATAGCGCGCCTGGAGGAAGCGTACCGCCGCCTCGCGTGCGTCGCGCACCGCGGTCCACACCCGTGCCACGTCATCCGGAAGCGGGGCCCCGTAGAACGCCATCCAGGTCTGATCCGCCGGCACCGCCTCGTGCGAGGTTCGACCCCACAGGTCGATGAGCAGCACGTCCCCGGAGCGGATTGGCTCACCGACGGCGCCCGGGTCGTAGTGAGGATCCGAGGCCCGGGGCCCGATCGCCACGATGCACCCCACGTCGACGCCCACCCCGGCCTCGGCCAGCTCGGCGCGGATCCACTGCGCGAGCGCGCCCTCCGTGGTCGGGGACCCGGAGCGTTGGGCGTCGCGGGCCCGTTCGAACGCCGCCCGGGCCACCCGCCGCAACACTTGGGCGGCCTTCCGGTGCTCGTGCAATTGCTCCGTGGACCAGCGTGCGTAGAACTGGCTGACCAGGTCCCCCGAGCTGAGGATCTCGACGCCGGCTTCGCGGACCAGCTCGACAATGCCCATGGGCACCCGGTCGAGCGTCGGAACGGCGGAGCGGGACGAGACCTCCATCGCCACGCGCTTGACCCCGGACAACAGTTCGCCCAACGCCGTTTCCAACTCCCTCCAACCGGAGTAGAAGCGCGCCTGCCACGGCCAATGCTGCCACTGGACCCGCTCGATGGCGTGGATCAGCGCCACCGGCTCCCCCTCGGCGGGAATCAGCGCGAAGCCCCTACGAGTGGTCCAGGGAATGGACAACAGCGACGCAGCCACGGGATTCGAGCCGCGGAACTCGAACAGGAGCCACCCGTCCATACCGCGCTCGCGCAGCGCGGTCTGGATGGCCTCGACGCCCTCCGGGCGCAGCACCAGTCCATCACTCATGAGGCCTCTACGCGTTGCCGAAGAGAGGGAGGTCGGACACGTCGGAGGGACGGGTCCCCATACGGTCCGAGGCCGGTGCCGCAATCGGTGCCACGGTGGCGAGCCCGGTGCGGGTGCCCTCCAGCACGACGAGGGTCAACAGCTTCTCACGGGCGAGCAACCGGTGCAGGCGAGATCCCTCTCCCCAGACGCCCAGCGCGCCGCGGAGCCCCCACCGCTTGAACGCCCGCCGCGACACGTCGATGCGCTCGCGCCAGGAGAGCCGGACGGCCAGATCGGGGAAGGGCTCGACCGCTTCGCTTCGCAGCGCCGTCCGTCCGTCGGACCAGTCCTCCGCGTGGATCGACTCGATCCCGGCGTCGGACAACACGCGCTTCCACTCCACGAGAGCGAGAGGAGAGAACCCGAGCAGTCGTTCGATGCGACGGCGTCGGGCGGGAGCCACGGGCGCGGTCCACGCCAGCTGAATCAGTACCACGCTGCCACCCGGCCGCGTCACTCGCGCGATCTCGGCCACCGCATCCTCGGGGCGTGACCCCGCCGTGGTGCCGAGCCCTCCGATGCTGACGTCGAAGATGCCGTCCCGATACGGGAGGGCGTCCATGGGGGCGACCTGAACGTGCATGCGGTCTGCCAGCCCCGCCTCGCGGGCCCGTGCTTCCGCCCGCTCCACTGCGTGGGTGTCGACGTCCACGCCCGAGCCGTGGACGCCGAAGGTCTCCACCAGGAACTGGAGCCCGAACGCCGTTCCGCAGCCCACGTCCAACACGTCCTGGCCGGACGTCAGGCCCGCCAGCAGCGCGGCGTGGCGATACAGGGCTGCGCCGCCCGGAGGTCCCACCTCACGGGCGGCCAACCCGATCAGATCGCGGGCGGACGGCCCGGCCGGGATCTCCCGGCCGTTCGGGTCGAGACTGGAGGACATTCGGGAAATCTACGGGTCCCGGAGTCGCCGGGTCAATAAACCTCGAAGGTGTCCCGCTCCGCCTTTTCCAGCTGCGCGAGCGCCTCCTGCACCCGGCGCTCCTCCTCTTCGTCCAACTCCGGCAACTGCTCGGGGTTCCGGTCCCGCAGGTGCCGAAGCACCAGCGCGACGATGAGCAGCCCGCTGAGGAGGGCGAAGGGTGGGATGATCCAAGCGAGAAGCCCCTGACCCCGGCTCTTGGGGTAGGCACGGTACTCCTCCCCGATCTGGGCGAGCACGGCCTCCACGATGGAGTCGGCCGGCTCCCCACGAGCCGCGCGCGCTCCGATGGAGTCCCGCAACACGGCCGCCTGGGGTGAGGGACAGACCTCGAGCATCAACCCGGGGCAGTACGGCGAGCGGATCCGGCCGATGGCGCGGTCCGCCACGTCCGGGTTCGGGCGGGCCACCTGCGCTTCGGGCGCTTGCGCGAGCGCCGGCGAGGCCACGGCCACCCAGGCCAACAGTGTCAGCAGGACCCTGCTTCTCCGCGTCATTCTCGGCTTCCTCCAGGTGCGGACCGCGCGGCCAACGCGCGCAGCACTGCGACTGCGCCGGCTCCGGTGCGGGCGGGATCGTAACCGCCTTCCAGCAGCGCCACCACCCTACCCTCGCACCAGTCGCCCGCCCGGTCCAGAAGCGAGCGCGTCATCTCATACAGGTCGACCGGCTCCAGGTTCAGATCCCCCAGGGGATCACCTCGCATACAGTCGAACCCGGCGGAGACCAGTACGAAGTCCGGTTGGAAGCGCTCCCCGATGCTGTCGAGGGCCCGCTCCCACGCCAGGCGATGCTCCGCCGCCGAGGTGCCGGGCGCCAGGGGCACGTTGAGCGTGGTGCCCTCTCCCGCTCCCCGTCCC
Coding sequences within it:
- a CDS encoding HNH endonuclease, encoding MLRLAAPLYFQVMMCLALNASYEPLTIVPARRAVRLVLDDKAEVLEADPTRLFRSATEQLPVPVVIRLVRFVHVPRRFRRQVTNTFLFARDEYRCQYCGRHRSELAGRQFLTRDHVLPLSQGGDNSWGNVVTACSSCNNRKADRLPTQAGMRLLTQPAEPNYVHLVWAVRRVTPAQRKYIRMFYGDDALSALEPTGSPID
- the priA gene encoding primosomal protein N' yields the protein MALPLPLDRTFTYALPDDAPAPLGARVLVPFRRALRVGWVVDTDVRERPRGLRTVVDVLDGDRPALTVPLLELSRWIAEYYVAPLGLVLRSALPVLLSDHSRDLVLVHPDTRRPGDLGGRALRVFDALRAASGARTVPALGKELGLGSIWPEVRQLVGRGLAHHSVSTPREPAAQTRRVIRLEQWLETLDTREQVLSRAPRQREAYRRLEEAGGELDLGTLAADGLAAAARALVARGIASAMDVERERDPFSDLPVEPTAALTPTTRQAEVLGALVEGLGRPDPAPFLLHGITGSGKTLVYIELLARALEQGRGAIVLVPEIGLTPQTVARFRGRFGDSVAVLHSGLSDGERYDAWRALREGRKRIAVGARSAIFAPIERLGVVVVDEEHDGSYKQSETPRYHARDVAVVRARLEGAVCVLGSATPSLETWVNAERSKYHKLSLPERVSGGALPPVEVIDLRVKKEAEGRRRAPPDEEVPARGEGGLVLSPPLIVAVRTRLQREEQSILLLNRRGYSSFLQCEACGYVAECEDCSVSMTFHRARGRVVCHHCGREEEAPRTCPRCREGELGYRGIGTEQVERVVAQTFPGARIARMDLDTTGGKWAHHRILERVGKGEVDILLGTQMIAKGLDFPNVTLVGVINADVGLHLPDFRASERTFQLLSQVAGRAGRGTKGGQVLIQSAVPEHYVVQAALRHDFEAFAARELVERSTAGYPPFVRLINVVISSPDQPKAAEEAERLADRVLGWLAAGRYPGLRLTGPAPAPIERLHGRWRWHFLLRGPAADLGRAAHALLEAGEEAPGDVRVVVDRDPVALL
- a CDS encoding Xaa-Pro peptidase family protein: MSDGLVLRPEGVEAIQTALRERGMDGWLLFEFRGSNPVAASLLSIPWTTRRGFALIPAEGEPVALIHAIERVQWQHWPWQARFYSGWRELETALGELLSGVKRVAMEVSSRSAVPTLDRVPMGIVELVREAGVEILSSGDLVSQFYARWSTEQLHEHRKAAQVLRRVARAAFERARDAQRSGSPTTEGALAQWIRAELAEAGVGVDVGCIVAIGPRASDPHYDPGAVGEPIRSGDVLLIDLWGRTSHEAVPADQTWMAFYGAPLPDDVARVWTAVRDAREAAVRFLQARYTAGEEVRGYEVDDVARRVIEEAGYGPRFVHRTGHSIDRDLHGSGPNLDNLESRDDRELLPGVGFSVEPGIYIPEILGVRSEVDVFWGEGGPEVTTPDPQRDVFLLP
- a CDS encoding methyltransferase domain-containing protein, with translation MSSSLDPNGREIPAGPSARDLIGLAAREVGPPGGAALYRHAALLAGLTSGQDVLDVGCGTAFGLQFLVETFGVHGSGVDVDTHAVERAEARAREAGLADRMHVQVAPMDALPYRDGIFDVSIGGLGTTAGSRPEDAVAEIARVTRPGGSVVLIQLAWTAPVAPARRRRIERLLGFSPLALVEWKRVLSDAGIESIHAEDWSDGRTALRSEAVEPFPDLAVRLSWRERIDVSRRAFKRWGLRGALGVWGEGSRLHRLLAREKLLTLVVLEGTRTGLATVAPIAAPASDRMGTRPSDVSDLPLFGNA
- a CDS encoding cytochrome c-type biogenesis protein CcmH, translating into MTRRSRVLLTLLAWVAVASPALAQAPEAQVARPNPDVADRAIGRIRSPYCPGLMLEVCPSPQAAVLRDSIGARAARGEPADSIVEAVLAQIGEEYRAYPKSRGQGLLAWIIPPFALLSGLLIVALVLRHLRDRNPEQLPELDEEEERRVQEALAQLEKAERDTFEVY